CGACCGTGCCGGGCGCGTCCTGTACATCGGGAAGGCCACGAACCTCCGAGCTCGGGTGCGCAGCTACTTCTCCACCGAGACCCGCCGCAAGGTCGGCTCGCTGCTGCGGGAGACCACCCATATCGACCACGTCGTCTGCCGGCACCCGCTCGAGGCCGCGGTGCGGGAGGTCCGGCTGATCCACGAGCTCCGCCCTCCCTACAACCGGCAGGCCCGCGACTGGGAGCGCTACGTGTACCTGAAGCTGACCGACGAGACCTTCCCCCGTCTGTCGGTAGTCCGCACGCTGCGCCCCGACGACGGCTTCTACCTGGGGCCGTTGCCGTCCACCCGCTTCGCCAGGCGGGTGGCGGAGGCCATCGAGACCGCCGTGCCGCTGCGGCGCTGCACCGAACGGCCGGGCTCGGTACCGCGCCGGGCACCGTGCGCGCCCGCGCAGCTGGGGGTGGCCGCCTGCCCCTGCGCGGGCACCACCAGCGCGGCCGAGTACGCGGCCATCGTCGAGCGGGCCCGGCGGGGGCTGACCTGCGAGCCGGAGCTGCTCCTGGAGCCCCTGCGAGACCGGATGACCGCGCTCGCTGCCGCCGAGCGCTACGAGGAAGCCGCCGACGTGCGGGATCGCTGCGAGGCCCTGGCACAGGCCCTGCGCCGCCAGCGGCGCATGGAGCTCCTGCGGGCCGCGGGCCGGCTGGTCGTGGAGTTGCCGGGCCAGGGCGGAGCCGAGCTGGCGGGTGGTCGCCTGGTGCGGTCCTGGGGGTGCTCGGAAGACCCCCGCGAGCCGGTGCTCACGTTCGATCCCGGCACGACACCACCGGATGGGTCACCCGAGGCCGCCGTTCCCCGGGAGCTGGCCGACGAGCTGCTCTGCGTCGCCCGCTGGCTCGAGCAGGAGGCCGGGCGCATCCGCCTCGTGCACGCCGAGAGCGGCTTGGCCTCGCCGCTCCCGGCGCTGCCCTCCTTCGCCCCCCGGCGAACCGCGCCCGCCCGGTAGCCTGGGCGGGTGCGCTCGTTCCTGATCTGGTCGGCGGCCTTCCTCGTCACCTGGATCGCCCTGCTGACCTTGGCCTTCGCGGTGCTGCGCTGGCGCCTGGAGCGGGCCAACCGGGTGAGCCCGGCGATGCGCAGCCCCGCTCCGCTCCTGTGGCTGTGGTGGCCCTCGCATCCGGCGCGGCTGCACCGCCGCCTGCGCACCGCCACCGCGCACGTGCGCCTCGCACCGGCGCATAAGCGCCACGGGCCGTCGTTGTCGGTCGACGAGCTCCGTCGGGAGCTCGAGTACCAGGCGGTGGAGCTCGACCACCACGTCGTGGCCGCGGCTCGCCACCCTCGCCCGCACCGGCAGGCACTGCTGCGCCAGCTCGAAGGGCAGGTCTCCGAGGTGGAGCGGCTGTCGGTCCGCCTGTCCCGGCTGAGTCGGCCCGCCGGCACCCCGGCGAGCGGTTGGGACGCAGGACCACCCGAGGTCCTGGCGCGCATCTCGCACCAGCTCGACCTGCTCGACCAGGCCCAGGCCGAGCTGGCCGAGATCGAGCGGGCGACCGGGCTGGTGGACGTTGACGCGCTCCTGGCACCCACCCACCGGCCGGTCGCCGCTCCCCAACCGCCTCCGGCCGGGGGTCCGATCCTCAGCGATCCGCGGCGCCGCTCGACGCGACGTCGATGAGCCGCGCCAACACCTGGCGGACCTGACCAGCGTCGATCGCGCCACGAGCACGGTCGAGGCCTGCGGCCAGGTCGTCCACCTCCCCTGCGACCCACAGACCCGCAGCCGCGTTGAGGGTGACGATGTCGCGATAGGGACCCTGCTCGCCGGCCAGCACCCGCTGGGCGATGGCGGCGTTCTCCTCCGGCGTCCCGCCCTTGACCTGCTCGGCGTCGACCACCTCGAGACCCAGGTCGCGCGGATCCAGCTCGAAGGTGCGCACCCTCCCCTGGTGCAGCTCGAACACGGTGGACGGCCCGGTGGTGGTGAGCTCGTCCATCCCGTCGGAGCCGTGCACCACCAGAGCACGCGGCGCCTGCCGAGCCTCGAGCACGCCGAGCACCGTCGCCGCCACCCGCGGGTCGCTCACCCCGATCACCTGCCTGACGACCCGCGCCGGGTTCGACAGTGGCCCGAGGACGTTGAACACCGTCGGCACACCCAGCTCGGCCCGCACCGGTCCGGCGTGCCGCATCGCCGGGTGGAAGGCGCGGGCAAAGCAGAACCCGACCCCCGCCTCTCGCACGCAACGGGCGACCGTTGGGCCGTCGAGGTCGATGGGCACCCCGAGCGCGTCGAGCAGGTCGAACGAGCCGCTGGTGGAGGAGGCCCGGCGGTTGCCGTGCTTGCACACCCGGGCCCCTGCCCCGGCGGCCACCAGGCTGGCCATGGTGGAGACGTTCAGCGCGTGGACCCGCCGGGTGGGCGCGCCGCCGGTGCCGACGATGTCGATGGCCGATGCTGCGAGCTCGCCGAGCTCGACGGGCGCCGCGGCGGCGAGCATGGCCTCGACCATGCCGACCATCTCGTCGACGGTTTCGCCCTTCATGCGCAGGGCGACGATGAAGCCGGCGATCTGCACCGGTGTGGCCTCGCCGGAGAGGATCTGGCCCATCGCCGCTGATGCCTCGGAACGGGTCAGGTCGCGGCCATCGACCAGGGTGCCGAGGATGCCCCGCCAACCTCCCAGCTCGTCGAAGACCATGGGCCGGTCGCCCCTCAGGCCGTCCGCCGGCGCTGGCGGATGATCCGCCGGCGCTCCCGCTCGGTGGCTCCGCCCCAGATCCCTTCCTTCTCCCGGTAGCCGAGCGCGTGCTCCAGGCACGGCTCGCGCACCGGGCACTCGGCGCAGACCGCCTTGGCGGGTGCTGCGTCCTCCTCCTCGTCACTGACTGGGTAGAAGATCTGCGGATCGAGGCCTCGGCACGCTGCCTTGGCCCGCCAGGGCTGCTTCATCGGGGGGATTCGGCTCCCACGTGGACGGACGGACGATCGGAAACGGTCGAGTATCGTCGTCGGCTTCCCCGACTGTCCAACCCCGCCGCTCCTCGCGGGTCCCGGCCGCGCCAGGCTCGTGCTCAGGGGCGCAGATCGGTGAGCAGCTCCTCGCGGGTCTCGTCGGTGAGGCGCTGCTCGTGGGTGTAGGCGGGGTGGTCGATCACCACGGTGACCGGCCCGGCGGCGAAGCGCTCGATCTGGCTCGGGTCGAGGCTGAACCGCACGTAGTGCACCGACGCGGTGACCTCCTCCCGGGTGAGCTGCTTCTCGTGGTCGGGGTCGACCTGGCACCGCACGTCCTCGGCGCCCTCGCCCTCCCCGATCCGCAGGACCACGGACCGCTCGATGCCCACCAGCCGGGGCAGCCACTCGCGTAGCTCGTCCTCGCTGGTCAGCTCGATGAACAGGGTGGCGCTGAGGTGACCGGGCTCGGGGATGAGCGGGTTGTAGATGCCGAGCTCGGTCTCGATCCCCTCGTCGGAGAGGATGCGCTCGGCGCGTGCCATCTCCTGGATCTGGAACCGGATGGTGTCCCGGTTCTCGAACACCAGGGTCACGAACGGCCCGACGTGGACCCGGCGACGCTTCTTCAGCGCGATGATCCGCGCCCGGAAGTCCTCGCGCTCCCGCTCGTAGGCCCGCAGGTCGGCGATGTCGTCCAGGGTGAGCTTGCGCTGGGAGGTCATGGTCGTCGGTCCTCCTCGGGGATGCCGTAGGCCCGGGCCACGATCGAGATCGGGTGCACGGGCCGGGTGCCGGTCTCTTGCAGGATCCCCCCGTTTGCGAGATGGCAGTCACCGGCGACGACGTCGTTGCCGGCCTTGGTGATGGCGGCCGCCATCTTCCGGGCCACCTTCCGCGAGTCCTCGTAGTGCTGCTCACGGTAGCCCCAGGTGCCGTCGATGGCGCTGCACTCGGCCACCACCGTGACCCGGGCGCCGGTCAGGGCCATGAGATCACGGCTCTTGAGCCCGATGTTCTCGGCCCGCAGGTGGCACGGCGCGTGATAGGTGACGGCGTCGGGGATCGAACCGGAGAACTCGGTGTCGAGGGCCATGCCGTCGTCGGCGTGCACCTTCATGAGATACTCGGCCGCGTCGTAGGTGTTGGCGGCGACCAGCTCGGCATCGGGGCCGCCGAGGTAATCGACGTAGTCGTGCTTGAGGACGTAGCCGCAGGTCGGCTGCGGCACCACGATGTCGTGACCCTGGCGTACCGCGTCGGCGAGCACCTTCACGTTCTTGCGGGCCTGGCCAACGAACCGGTCGACGTCGCCGCTGTGCAGCCACGGAGCTCCGCAGCACACCTGCCCGGCGGGCAGATCGCAGCTGATGCCGTTGCGCTCGTACACCCGCACCAGGTCCTTGCCGATCTGGGGGCTCTGGTACTCGACCAGGCAGGTGGCGAAGACGGCGACCCGGCCCTGGTCCCGCCCGACGGTGGCCGGCTCGGGCGCGCGGCGACGCGCGAACCAGGTGCTGAAGCGTTGCCGAGCGTAGGGGGGCAGGACCCGCTGGGCGGCGATCCCCACGGTCTTCTCCATCAGCCGGCGGGTGAGCGTGCCGGTGGAGCCGATGGCCCGGTTGGCAAGAGGCGCGAGCGCGGTGTTCACCTTTCCCGCCAGGTCGGTGCGGGCCAACGCCTGGTTCTGCAGGCGTTCCTTGACGGAGAGGCGGCGGTTGCGCACCTTCACCTGCTCGGCCCGCATCATCAGCCGGGGGAAGTCGAGGTTCCAGTCGCTCTGGCCCGGGATGTAGGGGCAGTTGATGTAGCAGAGCTTGCACTGGAAGCACTCGTCCACGACCCGGTCCTGCTCGGCTGCGGTCAGCTTGGCCGCGTCCTGGTCCTCGTGGCGGTCGATGAGCTCGAACAGCGTGGGGAACGACGTGCAGAACTTGAAGCACAGCCGGCACCCGTGGCACAGGTCGAAGACCCGCACCAGCTCCTCGCGCATGTCGGCCTCGTCGAAGTACTTGGGATGGAACGGGTCGTAGGTGGTGGTCATGGGGACCTCGGCGGAGGCGCTCCGAACGTAGGACGGGCGCAGGACGGGCGAATGACGGTCGCAGGACGGGCGTGATGCGACGAGGGGGGACGGTCTCCCGTCCCCCCCCTCACGACGGTCACCAGCGCAGGCGCGCTGGTCGGTCGGGAAGCCGGTCAGGAAACGGTCTCGAGGCCCTGCGAGAACCGGCCGGCGTGGCTCTTCTCGGCCCGGGCGAGGGTCTCGAGCCACTCGGCGATCTCCTCGAAGCCCTCCTCGCGGGCGGTCTTGGCGAAGCCGGGGTACATCTCCGTGTACTCGTAGGTCTCGCCCGCGATCGCCGACTTGAGGTTCTCCGCGGTGCTGCCGACGGGCTCGCCAGTGGCCGGGTCGCCGACCTCGGCGAGGAAGTCGAAGTGGCCGAACGCGTGACCGGTCTCGCCCTCCGCGACGGAGCGGAAGAGCGCGGCCACGTCCGGGTAGCCCTCGACGTCGGCCTTCTGCGCGAAGTACAGGTAACGACGGTTCGCCTGGCTCTCGCCCGCGAACGCTTCCTTCAGGTTCTCGTGTGTCTTGGTGCCCTTGAGCTCAGGCATGCGCGTCTGCGCCTCCTCGTGCGTGTCGGTGTTGTTCGTCGATGACCACTTCGCCACCACGGTCGATCTCGGCCTGGCAGGTCGGGCACAGGCCGCGGAAGACGATCTCGGTGGCCGACACCAGGTACCCGTGGTCGTTGCCCTCGGGCACGTGGACGTCGGTGAAGTCGGCATAGATGTCGTGCACCTCCCCGCATCGATCGCACACCAGGTGATGGTGGGGATCGAGGTTCGGGTCGAAGCGGGCCGACCCGGTGCCGAGCTCGAGCTGGACCAGCTCACCCATGGCCGCGAGATCGTTGAGCGTCTGGTAGACGGTCCGCAGCGAGATGGTCGCCATCTCGGCCCGGACCTGCTCGTAGACCGACTCGGCGGTGGGGTGCGCCTCGTTCCCGGCGAGGGCGCGGAAGATGCACTGCCGCTGCGGCGTGATCTTCAGGCCCTGCTGCCGGAACAGCTCGGTGAGCTCGGCTGGCGACTTCACGGCCGCCACTCTAGCAGTACTTTTCAACGATTGTTACCTAGCCATAGCTGAGATTTTTGTCTCCGCACCGCCCCTGCCCCGAACGTGTGGTGCTCGACTGCCGCTGAGGCCACCGTTCACCGCGGTGTTCGGGGCAGGCCAGGCCGCCCGCCCCGCGCCGCGAGCGCCAGTACCATGACGCGGCCCGTCCCCCTCGCTCAGGAGAGCCCATGCCCGCCGCCTTCGACCGCCCCGACGTGCTGAGGCGGCTGGCCAGCACCCACTTCGACGTCCTGGTCATCGGTGGGGGCATCACCGGTGCGGGGTGCGCGCTGGACGCGGCATCACGGGGGTTGCGGACCGCGCTGGTGGAGCGCGACGACTTCGCTTCGGGCACGTCGTCGAAGTCCTCGAAGCTGGTCCACGGGGGCTTGCGCTACCTGCAACAGGGCGACGTCCGGCTGGTGTACGAAGCCCTCCACGAGCGCCAGCGGCTCCGTCACAACGCGCCGCATCTGGTCAGGATCCTGCCGTTCCTGCTCCCGGTGTTCGCCGGCAAGGGCGGCGTGGTGCCCAAGAAGCTGTCCCGGGCGCTCGGGTCCGCCATGTGGATGTACGACCTCACGGGCGGCTACCGCATCGGCAAGCTCCACAAGCGCATCTCGCCCCGCGAGGCGCTCGAGCACATGCCGACCCTGCGCACGGACCGTCTGGCCGCGTCGTACCTCTACTACGACGCGCAGGCCGACGACGCCCGGCTGACCCTCACCGTGGCCCGGACCGCAGCCCTCGACTTCGGCGCCGCGGTGGCCAACGGGGTGGGGGTGCTCGAGATCCTGAAGGACTCGGCCGGCCGGGCCCGCGGGGTACGAGCCGCCGCCGACGACGAGGAGCTCGAGATCCGCGCCGACGCGGTGGTGAACGCCGCGGGGGTGTGGGCCGACGAGGTACGAGCGCTCGACGAGGGGGCTGATCCCCACACCATCCGGCCCGCCAAGGGGGTCCACATCACCGTGCCGTGGGCCAAGGTGCGCAACGACATCGCCGCGGTGGTGCCGGTCCCGAAGGACAAGCGCTCGGTGTTCGTGGTGCCCTGGGGGGCGTTCACCTACATCGGCACGACGGACACCGACTACGACGGGCCCCTCCACGACCCGCAGTGCACCCGCGACGACATCGACTACCTGCTGCGGGCCATCAACTTCTCGGTCACCTCGGAGATCACCGAGCGGGACATCACCGGCACCTGGGCCGGTCTGCGCCCGCTGGTGCGCGACGCCGCCAGCGAGCGCACCGCCGACCTGTCCCGGCGCCACCAGGTGCAATGGTCGCCGAGTGGGGTGGTGACCATCACCGGGGGCAAGCTCACCACCTACCGCGAGATGGCCGCCGAGACCATCGACGAAGTGCTCGAACACGTGCTCGGGGCCAAGGTGCTCGAGCGAGCCCAACGCCACAGCCGCACCAAGCGACTCCGGTTGCGTGGGGCCGCCGGCTACGAGGAGCTGCGCTCATCGGAGCTCGAGGCGGCGAAGGTCGGCCGGGCCACCCTCGAGCACCTCGCCGACCGCTACGGCGGGGAGGCCCGCACGCTGCTGGCCATGATCGAGCGTGACCCCGGGCTGTCCCGACCGCTGGTGGAGGGCCTCCCGTACCTGCGAGCCGAAGCGGTGTACGCCGCCCGCTACGAGATGGCCCGCACCCTCGACGACATCCTGTCGCGCCGCACCCGGGCACGACTGCTCGGTCGTGATGCCTCGGCGGCGGCAGCGCCCGAGGTGGCGGCGCTCGTGGCCCCCGACCTCGGATGGGATCGAACGGAGCAGGCCCGACAGGTGGACGACTACCGCCAGCAGGTCGAGCACGAGCGGCACGTGCCCGACCTCCCCGAGACCGCCCTCGACGCCGCGATGGGAGCATGACGTGACCGAAGACCCGCGAGCGACCGACGACCAGCTCGGCCCGGGCGCACCGACCGCCCCCATCGAGCTCGCCGGCGGCCCTGCCTCGGCGGCGGCTCGCCTCGGGTTGCCGTTCGTCGAAGTCGACGACGCGATGCTGGATCGGCTCCGCGGGGTGTGTGCGTCCGTGACCCGCGACGCCGCCGAGCTCGCCGAGGCCAGCCGCGACTGGTGGCCGCTGGCGATGACCTGGGCCCTGGACGGCCAGGTGGCCTCCCTCGCCGCCGCGGTCGCCCGGCCCACCACCCCTGCCGAGGTGGCGGAGGTGGTGCGGGTCTGTGATGCGGCGGGCGTGCCGGTGACCGCCGCGGCCGGTCGCAGTGGGGTGTGCGGTGGGTCGATCCCCCTCTACGGCGGGGTGGTACTCGACCTGTGCGGGCTGTCGGGCATCCGCGACGTCGACGACGCGTCGCTGGTCGTCGACGTCGCGCCAGGGACCTTCGGCGACCACTTCGAGTACGAGCTGCGGTCCGGGCACGGGCTCACGGTCGGGCACTGGCCGCAGTCAATGGCCCTCTCCACGGTCGGCGGCTGGCTGGCCTGTCGCAGTGCCGGGCAGCTGTCCACCCGGTACGGCAAGATCGAGGACTTGGTCGTCGGCCTCGACGTGGTGCTCGCGGATGGCCGCACCATCCACACCGGCGGCCACGCCCGCCAGGCATCCGGTCCCGATCTCAACCAGCTCTTCGTCGGCTCCGAGGGGACCTTGGGGATCATCGTGGGGGTCCGGCTGCGCGCCCGGCCCGTCCCGCCCCACACTCGGCACGCGGCGTTCGGTTTCAGCTCGTTCGAAGACGGCCTCGACGCCTGCCGGCGGAT
This genomic window from Rhabdothermincola sediminis contains:
- a CDS encoding DEDD exonuclease domain-containing protein gives rise to the protein MQQRSFDDLGTPLAEVTFCAVDLETTGASVQSCGITEVGAVKVRGGECLGTFQTLVNPGSAIPPEITVLTGITEAMVLPAPRIEAVLPALLEFAGDAVLVGHNLRFDLAFLDAALERSGRPRLCNRAIDTLALARRLVRDEVPNLKLATLASRLRLDHPPSHRALDDALATADLLHLLLERAAGLGVTGLDDLLALPTMAGHAQAAKLKLTARLPRSPGVYLFRDRAGRVLYIGKATNLRARVRSYFSTETRRKVGSLLRETTHIDHVVCRHPLEAAVREVRLIHELRPPYNRQARDWERYVYLKLTDETFPRLSVVRTLRPDDGFYLGPLPSTRFARRVAEAIETAVPLRRCTERPGSVPRRAPCAPAQLGVAACPCAGTTSAAEYAAIVERARRGLTCEPELLLEPLRDRMTALAAAERYEEAADVRDRCEALAQALRRQRRMELLRAAGRLVVELPGQGGAELAGGRLVRSWGCSEDPREPVLTFDPGTTPPDGSPEAAVPRELADELLCVARWLEQEAGRIRLVHAESGLASPLPALPSFAPRRTAPAR
- the trpD gene encoding anthranilate phosphoribosyltransferase — encoded protein: MVFDELGGWRGILGTLVDGRDLTRSEASAAMGQILSGEATPVQIAGFIVALRMKGETVDEMVGMVEAMLAAAAPVELGELAASAIDIVGTGGAPTRRVHALNVSTMASLVAAGAGARVCKHGNRRASSTSGSFDLLDALGVPIDLDGPTVARCVREAGVGFCFARAFHPAMRHAGPVRAELGVPTVFNVLGPLSNPARVVRQVIGVSDPRVAATVLGVLEARQAPRALVVHGSDGMDELTTTGPSTVFELHQGRVRTFELDPRDLGLEVVDAEQVKGGTPEENAAIAQRVLAGEQGPYRDIVTLNAAAGLWVAGEVDDLAAGLDRARGAIDAGQVRQVLARLIDVASSGAADR
- a CDS encoding WhiB family transcriptional regulator — encoded protein: MKQPWRAKAACRGLDPQIFYPVSDEEEDAAPAKAVCAECPVREPCLEHALGYREKEGIWGGATERERRRIIRQRRRTA
- a CDS encoding DUF3501 family protein, which translates into the protein MTSQRKLTLDDIADLRAYEREREDFRARIIALKKRRRVHVGPFVTLVFENRDTIRFQIQEMARAERILSDEGIETELGIYNPLIPEPGHLSATLFIELTSEDELREWLPRLVGIERSVVLRIGEGEGAEDVRCQVDPDHEKQLTREEVTASVHYVRFSLDPSQIERFAAGPVTVVIDHPAYTHEQRLTDETREELLTDLRP
- a CDS encoding heterodisulfide reductase-related iron-sulfur binding cluster; protein product: MTTTYDPFHPKYFDEADMREELVRVFDLCHGCRLCFKFCTSFPTLFELIDRHEDQDAAKLTAAEQDRVVDECFQCKLCYINCPYIPGQSDWNLDFPRLMMRAEQVKVRNRRLSVKERLQNQALARTDLAGKVNTALAPLANRAIGSTGTLTRRLMEKTVGIAAQRVLPPYARQRFSTWFARRRAPEPATVGRDQGRVAVFATCLVEYQSPQIGKDLVRVYERNGISCDLPAGQVCCGAPWLHSGDVDRFVGQARKNVKVLADAVRQGHDIVVPQPTCGYVLKHDYVDYLGGPDAELVAANTYDAAEYLMKVHADDGMALDTEFSGSIPDAVTYHAPCHLRAENIGLKSRDLMALTGARVTVVAECSAIDGTWGYREQHYEDSRKVARKMAAAITKAGNDVVAGDCHLANGGILQETGTRPVHPISIVARAYGIPEEDRRP
- a CDS encoding rubrerythrin family protein; translation: MPELKGTKTHENLKEAFAGESQANRRYLYFAQKADVEGYPDVAALFRSVAEGETGHAFGHFDFLAEVGDPATGEPVGSTAENLKSAIAGETYEYTEMYPGFAKTAREEGFEEIAEWLETLARAEKSHAGRFSQGLETVS
- a CDS encoding Fur family transcriptional regulator, producing MKSPAELTELFRQQGLKITPQRQCIFRALAGNEAHPTAESVYEQVRAEMATISLRTVYQTLNDLAAMGELVQLELGTGSARFDPNLDPHHHLVCDRCGEVHDIYADFTDVHVPEGNDHGYLVSATEIVFRGLCPTCQAEIDRGGEVVIDEQHRHARGGADAHA
- a CDS encoding glycerol-3-phosphate dehydrogenase/oxidase is translated as MPAAFDRPDVLRRLASTHFDVLVIGGGITGAGCALDAASRGLRTALVERDDFASGTSSKSSKLVHGGLRYLQQGDVRLVYEALHERQRLRHNAPHLVRILPFLLPVFAGKGGVVPKKLSRALGSAMWMYDLTGGYRIGKLHKRISPREALEHMPTLRTDRLAASYLYYDAQADDARLTLTVARTAALDFGAAVANGVGVLEILKDSAGRARGVRAAADDEELEIRADAVVNAAGVWADEVRALDEGADPHTIRPAKGVHITVPWAKVRNDIAAVVPVPKDKRSVFVVPWGAFTYIGTTDTDYDGPLHDPQCTRDDIDYLLRAINFSVTSEITERDITGTWAGLRPLVRDAASERTADLSRRHQVQWSPSGVVTITGGKLTTYREMAAETIDEVLEHVLGAKVLERAQRHSRTKRLRLRGAAGYEELRSSELEAAKVGRATLEHLADRYGGEARTLLAMIERDPGLSRPLVEGLPYLRAEAVYAARYEMARTLDDILSRRTRARLLGRDASAAAAPEVAALVAPDLGWDRTEQARQVDDYRQQVEHERHVPDLPETALDAAMGA
- a CDS encoding FAD-binding oxidoreductase, whose protein sequence is MTEDPRATDDQLGPGAPTAPIELAGGPASAAARLGLPFVEVDDAMLDRLRGVCASVTRDAAELAEASRDWWPLAMTWALDGQVASLAAAVARPTTPAEVAEVVRVCDAAGVPVTAAAGRSGVCGGSIPLYGGVVLDLCGLSGIRDVDDASLVVDVAPGTFGDHFEYELRSGHGLTVGHWPQSMALSTVGGWLACRSAGQLSTRYGKIEDLVVGLDVVLADGRTIHTGGHARQASGPDLNQLFVGSEGTLGIIVGVRLRARPVPPHTRHAAFGFSSFEDGLDACRRILRRGATPAVLRLYDPVEGERNFGTGELAPLLVYDEGDGQLVDPTLEIVEEECETALALDAGLVDRWMAHRNDVSALEALISRGYVVDTMEVTGPWAALPRIYRDTLAAIGSVEGTLVASAHQSHSYPDGACLYFTFAGKPEPGDKDRFYRAVWDAGTRAVLAAGGSLSHHHGVGVNRGRFMREALGGGFDVLAAVKHALDPNGILNPGKLGLPSPFGPDPLIGPN